The Prochlorococcus sp. MIT 1341 genomic interval TTAACATCTTCAATCTCATTATTAGAAGTACCTGTAGCTTCACTAATTGACAAACTGGGCTGGAAGAGATCTAAATCTGTATGGGTCTCGAGTTTCCTAATATTCATTACTGGCCTACCTGCTGCTCTTGATCTAAAAACTCTAGGAAGAATGGATGCAATTTTTGGTGGAATTCTATTAGTTTTTGGAGGTTTACTTTTGACAATTCTTTTAGGGTGGATATTCCCACGTAAATTTGATTTAGATTTAAGCAACTGTAATACGTCTAAGCCTATAAGAACAAGTTTAAAATTTATGCTAAGATGGATTTCTCCGCCGGTTATTTGCTTTGGATTAATAGTAAGTATTTATGATCTAATATACAGTTGGTGAACATAGATTAAATTTTAATTCTTTTTAATCCATTCAGTATCTCCACCTGGCTTATCAAGCAATTCTATACCCATTCTAGAAAGCTCATCACGTATATGATCTGCTTTTTCAAAATCCCCTTTAGATTTCGCATATCTTCTTTCTTCAATTGAACTATCAATATAATCTAAGTCTATACCGAGTTCATTAAATGACAACTTGTCATTCTCCTTTTCAGGCTGAAGACCAAGAACCTGAGCAAATTCAAGAAGTAATTTCCAGCGTAAAAAAGTTTGATAGCTTTCATCCTCAGGGCAAGAAAATCTTACACCCCTTTGTAATTGATTAGCCAACGAACGCAGTGGTCTCGCAAGTTCAAAAAGGACTGAAAGTGCACCAGATGTATTTATATCATCATTCATAAATTGAATAAAGCGATGACGTATATCAAGCAAACTTATATTGCACTCAAGGTTACTATTTTCAGAGACTTCTGGTTTTGAAGATTTGTATTTAGACCAATCAAGCAAATTGTCATATACAAGACCTAGATTCAAAGCAGAATTAAGGCCTCTCCAACCAAAAGAAGCTGCTTCAATAGATTTTTCATTGAAGTCAACCGGCTTTCGGTAATGTGCCTGTAAAACAAACATTCGTAATGTCATCGCAGAGACACCTGACTTAAGTAATGAACGTATTGTTGTGAAATTCCCCAAAGATTTACTCATCTTCTGACCAGACACATTAACCATTCCGTTATGAAGCCAATAACGAGCTAGCTGCTTACCAGTAGAAGCCTCAGACTGAGCGATCTCATTCTCGTGATGCGGAAAAACTAAATCCGCTCCGCCTAAATGTATATCTATGCTTTCCCCAAGTTCTTCTAGGACCATTGCAGAACATTCAATATGCCAGCCTGGTCGGCCATCACCCCAGGGAGAAGGGTAACTGGGTTCTCCAGACTTTGCCGACTTCCATAAGGCAAAATCAAATGAACTACGTTTTCTATGCTCCTCACTTTTGGCTACTCTGCCCTCAGCATTAATTTGCTGAGCACTAAGATCTCTTCCGCTTAATTGACCATAATTAATATGTTTAGGGACTGAAAAGTAAACATCTCCTTCAACTGAATAAGCAACACCCTTTAATTCCAAGTCAGCTATCAACTCTCTAATAGAGTCAAGACATTTTGTTGCTCGTGGCATTCTATCAGGGCGCATAATACCTAATTCATCCATATCTTCATGAAAAGATCTTATGTTTCTATCGCTGACTTCTTCCATAGAAATGCCCTCATCAGCTGCCTTATTTAATATTTTATCGTCTATATCTGTGAAGTTTTGAACAAAAACGACCTCATAACCAATCCAAATTAAATATCTTCGAAGAACATCCCAAGCAATATAACTTCTAGCATGACCTAGATGACATAAGTCGTATACAGTAACACCGCAACAATAAATACTAACCTTACCAGGTTTTAAAGGCCTAAATATTTCCTTTTTTCTTGTAAGTGTATTAGTTAGCCATAAAGGATCTTCTTTTAGATTTTGAGTCTTATTAAGTTTAGGCATGACAAATAATTGTTACTTTTTGGTCTCCATCCAGTTTCTACCTATACCTGTCTCCACAAGCAAAGGTACTGAAAGTTTAACGGCTTTTTCCATAGTTTGTACGACTAACTCTTGAACCTCATTCAAAACAGAAGAATGAACCTCCAAGACTAATTCATCGTGGACCTGTAACAACATGCGGGCTGGTAACGAGGATCGAAGAAGTACTTCATGAAGGTCTATCATCGCAACCTTAATGATGTCAGCGCTAGATCCTTGTATAGGAGCATTCGCCGCTGCCCTTAACTGTTGAGCCTCCATCCCTGCTCTCCTCGCAGAAATCAAATCAATTTCGTAAGGATCTTTTCCAAGAAGACGTCCAAGTCCATTCCTATCAAAGCTAAAAGGACGCCTTCTACCCATAATGGTCTCAACATAACCTCTGGTCAACGCAAGTCGCTCTTGATATTCAAGGTATGAAAAAACTTTCTTGTATCGCTTGTGAAACTTATCTAGAAAGTTCTTGGCATCTATATTACTTAACCCGGTTGAACGTGCCAATCTTTGAGTTCCCATGCCATAAATAACGCCAAAGTTGATTGTTTTTCCTAATCGCCTATCTTCATCTGATATTAATTCCTTTTCTAGAAGAATTCGTGCTGTCAAAGAATGAACATCATCTCCATTTTGATAAGCTTCTAAAAGAACTTCTTCCCCTGACAAGTGTGCAAGTATACGAAGTTCAATTTGCGAATAGTCTGCACTCAAAAGTTTCCATCCATCTTGAGGAAGAAAGGCTTCTCTTATTCGCCTACTAAACTCTGTACGAATAGGAATATTC includes:
- the cysS gene encoding cysteine--tRNA ligase, which codes for MPKLNKTQNLKEDPLWLTNTLTRKKEIFRPLKPGKVSIYCCGVTVYDLCHLGHARSYIAWDVLRRYLIWIGYEVVFVQNFTDIDDKILNKAADEGISMEEVSDRNIRSFHEDMDELGIMRPDRMPRATKCLDSIRELIADLELKGVAYSVEGDVYFSVPKHINYGQLSGRDLSAQQINAEGRVAKSEEHRKRSSFDFALWKSAKSGEPSYPSPWGDGRPGWHIECSAMVLEELGESIDIHLGGADLVFPHHENEIAQSEASTGKQLARYWLHNGMVNVSGQKMSKSLGNFTTIRSLLKSGVSAMTLRMFVLQAHYRKPVDFNEKSIEAASFGWRGLNSALNLGLVYDNLLDWSKYKSSKPEVSENSNLECNISLLDIRHRFIQFMNDDINTSGALSVLFELARPLRSLANQLQRGVRFSCPEDESYQTFLRWKLLLEFAQVLGLQPEKENDKLSFNELGIDLDYIDSSIEERRYAKSKGDFEKADHIRDELSRMGIELLDKPGGDTEWIKKN